The proteins below come from a single Burkholderia humptydooensis genomic window:
- the metE gene encoding 5-methyltetrahydropteroyltriglutamate--homocysteine S-methyltransferase produces the protein MSTAHILGFPRIGAQRELKFALERYWRDGASADAERALVDTGRALRAAHWRTQRDAGLDCVTVGDFAWYDHVLTTLAHVGGLPPRFGFDARALTLADHFAAARGNAAQPAMEMTKWFDTNYHYLVPEYSPATTFGPGVEWLFDEVREARALGHRAKAALVGPLTLLWLGKARDGLAERLDLLPRLVPAYRALLARLKEEGVDWVQIDEPIFALDLPAAWRDAAQPAYEALAPGAPKLLVATYFDDASEHAARLKALPVAGLHIDLVRGDAQLDAFVADYPADKVLSCGIVDGRNVWRNDLDRSLARLAPVRDALGERLWVATSCSLLHAPVDLAHEPKLDDELKAWLAFAAQKTREVAALRDALVKGRAAVAAEFDAAAAAAAARRTSARIHNPLVKRRVAALTDADARRASAYPARAAAQRARFDLPPLPTTTIGSFPQTPEIRRARAAFKQGVLDHLGYLEAMREQVRIAIDKQLAYGLDVLVHGEAERNDMVEYFGELLWGFAITSNGWVQSYGSRCVKPPLVYGDVYLPEPMTVGWASYAQSLTTKPVKGMLTGPVTMLQWSFVRDDQPRATTALQIALALRQETLDLEKAGIGMIQIDEPALREGLPLKARDRAAYLEWAVRAFRIAASGVADATQIHTHMCYSEFGDILPSIAALDADVISIETTRSNMELLDAFETFEYPNEIGPGVYDIHSPRVPHSDEIERLILLALERIPAQRLWVNPDCGLKTREWGQVDAALTAMVDAAKRVRQTVEQTALA, from the coding sequence ATGAGCACCGCACATATCCTGGGTTTTCCGCGCATCGGCGCGCAACGGGAACTGAAGTTCGCCCTCGAACGCTACTGGCGCGACGGTGCGTCGGCCGACGCCGAGCGCGCGCTCGTCGACACCGGCCGCGCGCTGCGCGCCGCGCACTGGCGCACGCAGCGCGACGCCGGGCTCGACTGCGTGACGGTTGGCGATTTCGCGTGGTACGACCACGTGCTGACGACGCTCGCGCATGTCGGCGGCCTGCCGCCGCGCTTCGGCTTCGACGCGCGCGCGCTCACGCTCGCCGATCACTTCGCGGCCGCCCGCGGCAACGCCGCTCAGCCGGCGATGGAAATGACGAAGTGGTTCGATACGAACTACCACTACCTGGTGCCCGAGTATTCGCCCGCGACGACGTTCGGGCCGGGCGTCGAGTGGCTCTTCGACGAGGTGCGCGAAGCGCGCGCGCTCGGCCACCGCGCGAAGGCGGCGCTCGTCGGCCCGCTCACGCTGCTCTGGCTCGGCAAGGCGCGCGACGGGCTCGCCGAGCGTCTCGATCTGCTGCCGCGCCTCGTGCCCGCGTATCGCGCGCTGCTCGCACGGCTGAAGGAAGAGGGCGTCGACTGGGTGCAGATCGACGAGCCGATCTTCGCGCTCGATCTGCCCGCCGCGTGGCGCGACGCGGCGCAGCCCGCGTACGAAGCGCTCGCGCCCGGCGCGCCGAAGCTGCTGGTCGCGACGTACTTCGACGACGCGAGCGAGCACGCGGCGCGGCTGAAGGCGCTGCCCGTCGCGGGCCTGCACATCGACCTCGTGCGCGGCGACGCGCAGCTCGACGCATTCGTCGCGGATTATCCGGCCGACAAGGTGCTGTCGTGCGGCATCGTCGACGGCCGCAACGTGTGGCGCAACGACCTCGACCGCTCGCTCGCGCGGCTCGCGCCGGTGCGCGACGCGCTCGGCGAGCGGCTGTGGGTCGCGACGAGCTGCTCGTTGCTGCACGCGCCCGTCGATCTCGCGCACGAGCCGAAGCTCGACGACGAGCTGAAGGCGTGGCTCGCGTTCGCGGCGCAGAAGACGCGCGAGGTCGCGGCGCTGCGCGACGCGCTCGTGAAGGGGCGCGCGGCGGTCGCGGCGGAGTTCGACGCCGCTGCTGCGGCGGCGGCCGCGCGCCGCACGTCGGCGCGCATCCACAATCCGCTCGTCAAGCGCCGCGTCGCGGCGCTGACCGACGCCGACGCGCGCCGCGCGAGCGCGTATCCGGCGCGCGCGGCCGCGCAGCGCGCGCGCTTCGACTTGCCGCCGCTGCCGACGACGACGATCGGCTCGTTCCCGCAGACGCCGGAGATCCGCCGCGCGCGCGCCGCGTTCAAGCAGGGCGTGCTCGATCACCTTGGCTATCTGGAGGCGATGCGCGAGCAGGTGCGCATCGCGATCGACAAGCAGCTCGCGTACGGCCTCGACGTGCTCGTGCACGGCGAGGCGGAGCGCAACGACATGGTCGAATACTTCGGCGAGCTGCTGTGGGGCTTCGCGATCACGAGCAACGGCTGGGTGCAGAGCTATGGTTCGCGCTGCGTGAAGCCGCCCCTCGTCTATGGCGACGTCTATCTGCCGGAGCCGATGACGGTGGGCTGGGCGTCGTATGCGCAGAGCCTGACGACGAAGCCGGTGAAGGGGATGCTGACGGGGCCCGTGACGATGCTGCAATGGTCGTTCGTGCGCGACGACCAGCCGCGCGCGACGACGGCGCTGCAGATCGCGCTCGCGCTGCGGCAGGAGACGCTCGATCTCGAGAAGGCCGGCATCGGGATGATCCAGATCGACGAGCCGGCGCTGCGCGAGGGATTGCCGCTGAAGGCGCGCGATCGCGCCGCGTATCTGGAGTGGGCGGTGCGCGCGTTCAGGATCGCGGCGTCGGGCGTCGCGGACGCGACGCAGATCCACACGCACATGTGCTATTCGGAGTTCGGCGACATCCTGCCGTCGATCGCGGCGCTCGACGCGGACGTGATCTCGATCGAGACAACCCGCTCGAACATGGAGCTGCTCGACGCGTTCGAGACGTTCGAGTATCCGAACGAGATCGGGCCGGGCGTCTACGACATCCATTCGCCGCGCGTGCCGCACTCGGACGAGATCGAGCGGCTCATCCTGCTCGCGCTCGAGCGGATTCCGGCGCAGCGCCTGTGGGTGAATCCGGACTGCGGGCTGAAGACGCGCGAGTGGGGGCAGGTCGACGCGGCGCTCACGGCGATGGTCGACGCGGCGAAGCGCGTGCGGCAGACGGTCGAGCAGACGGCGCTGGCCTGA
- the pepN gene encoding aminopeptidase N — MSDIAAPSAVIRRSDYTPPAFLIDTVALEFDLEPARTIVKNTMRVRRNPDAAPAPHFELMGEALVFAGARLDGKPYDAVRVHEHGLAVENVPDAFELTIESACAPESNTTLSGLYVSSGNFFTQCEAEGFRRITYFVDRPDVMASYTATLRADKAAYPVLLSNGNLVDSGDLPNSRHFAKWEDPFRKPSYLFALVAGTLVKLEETIKSASGKDKLLQVWVEPQDLDKTRHAMDSLIHSIRWDERRFGLELDLDRFMIVAVGDFNMGAMENKGLNIFNTKYVLANPETATDVDFANVESVVGHEYFHNWTGNRVTCRDWFQLSLKEGLTVFRDQEFSADMSAGAEDDDAARAVKRIEDVRVLRQLQFAEDAGPMAHPVRPESYVEINNFYTMTVYEKGAEVVRMYQTLFGRDGFRKGMDLYFRRHDGQAVTCDDFRHAMADANGRDLALFERWYSQAGTPRVTVRTAHDAAAKRYAVTLRQGYGDTSPAARDTQEGPLLIPFAIGLIGADGRDLPLRLDGEAAASGTTRVLELTETETTFTFADIDEAPLPSLLRNFSAPVIAEYDYRDDELAFLLAHDSDPFNRWEAGQRLATRALLTLAARAAAQQPLALDDAFVAAFRRVLTDDTLSPAFRELALTLPSEAYLADQMTQADPAAVHRARQFVRRQLATALAADWLAVYERHQTPGAYTPTPDDAGRRALKNLALAYLAELDEPADAIRLATAQYDASNNMTDRASALVALLSAATASADAARDADRALDDFYRRFEKEALVIDKWFSMQATRRGTPEHPTLDLVRRLLAHPAFNLKNPNRARSLIFGFCSANPAQFHAADGSGYAFWADQVLALDALNPQVAARLARALELWRRFTPALRDRMRDALERVAANAQSRDVREIVEKALA; from the coding sequence ATGTCCGACATCGCCGCTCCCTCCGCCGTGATCCGCCGCAGCGACTACACGCCGCCTGCGTTCCTGATCGATACCGTCGCGCTCGAGTTCGATCTCGAGCCGGCGCGCACGATCGTCAAGAACACGATGCGCGTGCGCCGCAACCCGGACGCCGCGCCCGCGCCGCACTTCGAGCTGATGGGCGAGGCGCTCGTGTTCGCCGGCGCGCGTCTCGACGGCAAGCCGTACGACGCGGTGCGCGTGCACGAGCATGGCCTCGCCGTCGAGAACGTGCCCGACGCGTTCGAGCTGACGATCGAGAGCGCGTGCGCGCCCGAATCGAACACGACGCTCTCGGGCCTGTACGTATCGAGCGGCAACTTCTTCACGCAGTGCGAGGCGGAAGGCTTCCGGCGCATCACCTACTTCGTCGACCGTCCGGACGTGATGGCGTCGTACACGGCCACGCTGCGCGCCGACAAGGCCGCGTATCCGGTGCTGCTGTCGAACGGCAATCTCGTCGATTCCGGCGATCTGCCGAACAGCCGCCACTTCGCGAAGTGGGAAGACCCGTTCAGGAAGCCGAGCTATCTGTTCGCGCTCGTCGCGGGCACGCTCGTCAAGCTCGAGGAGACGATCAAATCGGCGAGCGGCAAGGACAAGCTCCTTCAGGTGTGGGTCGAGCCGCAGGATCTCGACAAGACCCGCCACGCGATGGATTCGCTGATCCATTCGATCCGCTGGGACGAACGGCGCTTCGGCCTCGAACTCGATCTCGACCGCTTCATGATCGTCGCCGTCGGCGACTTCAACATGGGCGCGATGGAAAACAAGGGGCTCAACATCTTCAACACGAAGTACGTGCTCGCGAATCCGGAGACGGCGACCGACGTCGACTTCGCGAACGTCGAATCGGTCGTCGGCCACGAGTATTTCCACAACTGGACGGGCAACCGCGTGACCTGCCGCGACTGGTTCCAGTTGAGCCTGAAGGAAGGCCTCACCGTGTTCCGCGACCAGGAATTCTCGGCCGACATGTCGGCGGGCGCCGAAGACGACGACGCCGCGCGCGCGGTCAAGCGCATCGAGGACGTGCGCGTGCTGCGCCAGCTTCAGTTCGCCGAGGACGCGGGCCCGATGGCGCATCCGGTGCGGCCCGAGAGCTACGTCGAGATCAACAACTTCTACACGATGACCGTCTACGAGAAAGGCGCGGAAGTCGTGCGGATGTACCAGACGCTGTTCGGCCGCGACGGCTTCCGCAAGGGGATGGACCTGTACTTCCGGCGTCATGACGGACAAGCCGTCACGTGCGACGACTTCCGCCACGCGATGGCCGACGCGAACGGCCGCGATCTCGCGCTGTTCGAGCGCTGGTACAGCCAGGCGGGCACCCCGCGCGTGACGGTTCGCACCGCTCACGACGCCGCCGCGAAACGCTACGCGGTGACGCTGCGGCAAGGCTACGGCGACACCTCGCCCGCCGCGCGCGACACGCAGGAGGGGCCGCTCCTGATCCCGTTCGCGATCGGCCTGATCGGCGCCGACGGCCGCGACCTGCCGCTGCGCCTCGACGGCGAAGCGGCCGCGTCGGGCACGACGCGCGTGCTCGAGCTGACCGAGACCGAGACGACGTTCACGTTCGCCGACATCGACGAAGCGCCGCTGCCGTCGCTGCTGCGCAATTTCTCGGCGCCCGTGATCGCCGAATACGACTACCGCGACGACGAGCTCGCATTCCTGCTCGCGCACGACAGCGATCCGTTCAACCGCTGGGAGGCGGGCCAGCGCCTCGCGACGCGCGCGCTGCTCACGCTCGCCGCGCGCGCGGCCGCGCAGCAGCCGCTCGCGCTCGACGACGCGTTCGTCGCCGCGTTCAGGCGCGTGCTGACGGACGACACGCTGTCGCCCGCGTTCCGCGAGCTCGCGCTCACGCTGCCGTCGGAGGCCTATCTCGCCGACCAGATGACGCAAGCCGATCCGGCCGCCGTCCATCGCGCGCGCCAGTTCGTGCGCCGCCAGCTCGCGACCGCGCTCGCCGCCGACTGGCTCGCGGTCTACGAGCGCCATCAGACGCCTGGCGCGTATACGCCGACGCCCGACGACGCGGGCCGCCGCGCGCTGAAGAACCTCGCGCTCGCCTACCTCGCCGAGCTCGACGAGCCGGCCGACGCGATCCGTCTCGCCACCGCGCAATACGACGCCTCGAACAACATGACGGACCGCGCGTCCGCGCTCGTCGCGCTGCTGTCGGCGGCGACCGCGTCGGCCGACGCCGCGCGCGACGCCGATCGCGCGCTCGACGATTTCTATCGCCGCTTCGAGAAGGAAGCGCTCGTGATCGACAAGTGGTTCTCGATGCAGGCGACGCGGCGCGGCACGCCCGAGCATCCGACGCTCGACCTCGTGCGCAGGCTGCTCGCGCATCCGGCGTTCAACCTGAAGAATCCGAACCGCGCGCGCTCGCTGATCTTCGGCTTCTGCTCGGCGAATCCCGCGCAGTTCCATGCGGCCGACGGCTCGGGCTATGCATTCTGGGCCGACCAGGTGCTCGCGCTCGACGCGCTCAATCCGCAGGTCGCCGCGCGGCTCGCGCGCGCGCTCGAGCTGTGGCGCCGCTTCACGCCGGCGCTGCGCGACAGGATGCGCGACGCGCTCGAACGCGTCGCCGCGAACGCGCAGTCGCGCGACGTGCGGGAGATCGTCGAGAAGGCGCTCGCCTGA
- a CDS encoding branched-chain amino acid ABC transporter ATP-binding protein, whose protein sequence is MDTRRAGGAAARAHCTKPLRKARGTNFSAARAVFVISARRRRDGV, encoded by the coding sequence ATGGACACGCGCCGGGCGGGCGGCGCGGCGGCAAGGGCCCATTGTACAAAGCCTTTGCGCAAGGCGCGCGGGACGAACTTTTCGGCGGCGCGGGCGGTCTTCGTCATATCGGCGCGGCGTCGGCGCGACGGCGTATGA
- a CDS encoding DUF4136 domain-containing protein — MKRISFIRGTALVAGALIVLLSGCTSYVTTQVTAFSNWSGNDATRTYAFARTAEQQNSLEQSTYEQIVGNELSTYSFKRVPTKDARYLVRLAYGIKSDWVSVPQPVYYDPWFGPGPYWRGGPWGPYGPWGPFPAGYVNQSYQIFQRSLEIRITERATGTEVYNVAARNAGEGSSLLQAMPYLARAALADFPLGNGTVRAVRLPVDKNGAPAPMPSNERAVPAAPASGAAVAPAR, encoded by the coding sequence ATGAAACGCATTTCCTTCATCCGCGGCACGGCGCTCGTCGCGGGCGCCCTGATCGTGCTGCTGTCCGGCTGCACGTCCTACGTCACGACGCAGGTCACGGCATTCTCGAACTGGAGCGGCAACGACGCGACGCGCACCTACGCGTTCGCGCGGACCGCCGAGCAGCAGAACAGCCTCGAGCAGTCGACCTATGAGCAGATCGTCGGCAACGAGTTGTCGACCTATTCGTTCAAGCGCGTGCCGACGAAGGACGCGCGCTATCTCGTCCGGCTCGCGTACGGCATCAAGAGCGACTGGGTGTCGGTGCCTCAGCCCGTCTACTACGACCCGTGGTTCGGCCCCGGCCCGTACTGGCGCGGCGGCCCGTGGGGGCCATACGGTCCGTGGGGACCGTTTCCAGCGGGCTACGTGAATCAGAGCTACCAGATTTTCCAGCGCTCGCTCGAGATCCGGATCACCGAGCGCGCGACGGGCACGGAGGTCTATAACGTCGCCGCGCGCAACGCGGGCGAAGGCTCGTCGCTGCTGCAGGCGATGCCGTATCTCGCCCGCGCGGCGCTCGCCGACTTCCCGCTCGGCAACGGCACCGTGCGCGCGGTGCGCCTGCCCGTCGACAAGAACGGCGCGCCCGCGCCGATGCCGTCGAACGAGCGCGCGGTGCCGGCCGCGCCCGCATCCGGCGCAGCCGTCGCGCCGGCGCGTTGA
- a CDS encoding TMEM165/GDT1 family protein: MTEAFLISTGAIALAEIGDKTQLLSLVLAARYRKPLPIIAGVLAATLINHGFAGALGEWLGVYLTPTVMRWALAISFIGMGLWTLVPDKLDADEANANRSRLGVFGATFVAFFLAEMGDKTQIATVALAARFQDYVGVVAGTTFGMMLANVPAILLGDRFAHRLPTKLVHGIAAVLFIVLGALAFIHGDV; encoded by the coding sequence GTGACTGAAGCCTTCCTGATCTCGACGGGCGCCATCGCCCTCGCCGAAATCGGCGACAAGACCCAACTGCTCTCCCTCGTCCTCGCCGCACGTTACCGCAAGCCGCTGCCGATCATCGCCGGCGTCCTCGCCGCGACCCTGATCAACCACGGCTTCGCCGGCGCGCTCGGCGAGTGGCTCGGCGTCTATCTGACGCCGACGGTGATGCGCTGGGCGCTCGCGATCTCGTTCATCGGGATGGGCTTGTGGACCCTCGTGCCGGACAAGCTCGACGCCGACGAGGCGAACGCGAACCGCTCGCGGCTCGGCGTGTTCGGCGCGACGTTCGTCGCGTTCTTCCTCGCGGAAATGGGCGACAAGACGCAGATCGCGACCGTCGCGCTCGCCGCGCGCTTCCAGGATTACGTGGGCGTCGTCGCCGGCACGACGTTCGGGATGATGCTCGCGAACGTGCCGGCGATCCTGCTCGGCGACCGCTTCGCGCACCGGCTGCCGACGAAGCTCGTTCACGGCATCGCGGCCGTGCTGTTCATCGTGCTCGGCGCGCTCGCGTTCATCCACGGCGACGTATGA
- the guaD gene encoding guanine deaminase, with translation MTQTAFRARLLRFDGDPAQSDDAIAYDEDGLLIVDGGRVVAAGAHAALAPRLAPDATLVEMRDKLIVPGFIDTHVHYPQTEMIASPAPGLLPWLDRYTFPTERRFADSAHARDIAEFFLDTLLACGTTTALVYCTVHKQSADAFFDASDARGLRMVAGKVLMDRHCPEFLRDTAQSGYDDSAELIARWHGRGRQSYALTPRFAPTSTPEQLEACGALAKLHPDVFIQSHVAENLDEIRWAAELFPERRSYLDVYDHYGLLRRRAVYGHCIHLDDDDRRRFAETGAIAAHCPTSNLFLGSGLFDFDRANARQMAVTLATDVGGGTSFSMLQTMNEAHKIARMTGHHLSATRMFWLATAGAAHALDLAETIGTLAPRAEADFVVLDPAATPLLARRTARAESLEELLFALALLGDDRAVYRTYAAGRCVHRRDAADAG, from the coding sequence ATGACTCAAACCGCTTTCCGCGCCCGCCTGCTGAGGTTCGACGGCGATCCCGCGCAATCGGACGATGCGATCGCGTACGACGAAGACGGCCTCCTGATCGTCGACGGCGGACGCGTCGTCGCGGCGGGCGCCCATGCGGCGCTCGCGCCGCGTCTCGCCCCCGACGCGACGCTCGTCGAGATGCGCGACAAGCTGATCGTGCCCGGCTTCATCGACACGCACGTCCATTATCCGCAGACCGAAATGATCGCGTCGCCGGCGCCGGGCTTGCTGCCGTGGCTCGACCGCTACACGTTCCCGACCGAGCGGCGCTTCGCCGATTCCGCGCACGCGCGCGACATCGCCGAGTTTTTCCTCGACACCCTGCTCGCGTGCGGCACGACGACGGCGCTCGTCTACTGCACGGTGCACAAGCAGTCGGCCGACGCGTTCTTCGACGCGAGCGACGCGCGCGGCCTGCGAATGGTCGCGGGCAAGGTGCTGATGGACCGCCACTGCCCCGAGTTCCTGCGCGACACCGCGCAATCGGGCTACGACGACAGCGCCGAGCTGATCGCCCGCTGGCACGGCCGCGGCCGGCAATCGTACGCGCTCACGCCGCGCTTCGCGCCGACGTCGACGCCCGAGCAGCTCGAAGCGTGCGGCGCGCTCGCGAAGCTTCATCCGGACGTGTTCATCCAGAGCCATGTCGCGGAGAATCTCGACGAGATCCGCTGGGCGGCCGAGCTGTTCCCCGAGCGGCGCAGCTATCTCGACGTCTACGATCATTACGGCCTGCTGCGCCGACGCGCGGTCTACGGCCACTGCATCCATCTCGACGACGACGATCGCCGGCGCTTCGCCGAAACGGGCGCGATCGCCGCGCACTGCCCGACGTCGAACCTGTTCCTCGGCAGCGGCCTGTTCGACTTCGATCGCGCGAACGCGCGGCAGATGGCCGTCACGCTCGCGACCGACGTCGGCGGCGGCACGTCGTTCTCGATGCTGCAGACGATGAACGAGGCGCACAAGATCGCGCGGATGACGGGCCATCATCTGAGCGCGACGCGAATGTTCTGGCTCGCGACGGCAGGCGCCGCGCACGCGCTCGACCTCGCGGAGACGATCGGCACGCTCGCGCCGCGCGCGGAGGCGGACTTCGTCGTGCTCGATCCGGCCGCGACGCCGCTGCTCGCGCGCCGCACAGCGCGCGCGGAATCGCTCGAGGAGCTGCTGTTCGCGCTCGCGCTGCTCGGCGACGATCGCGCGGTCTATCGCACGTATGCGGCGGGCCGCTGCGTGCACCGGCGCGACGCCGCCGACGCGGGCTGA
- a CDS encoding NCS2 family permease: MDIYQGTAAPAKRSALERHFGIRESGSRLRTEIVAGVTTFLTAMYIIVVNPGILSQAGVPFPAALTATVIVSFLGSCAMGLYARNPVLVAPGMGMNALFTFVMVHGGKMPWQTALGCVFWAGVLFATLAAFNARKLVVDAIPASLRHAVSCGIGLFISLIGLVNAKFIVGDPVTIVHATSLNPVIVTFLAGLAITTVLVVRRVTGALMLGIVATTLLAIPIGRVWGDGSAYWPAAIATKTLVNWNGFVAAPDFSALGQLDLLGSLKFAYWPFIFVMLFTAFFDALSTFMAISEAGNLRDAGGNPRNIRQSMIVDAFSAVVSAPLGTSPANAYIESAAGISAGGRTGLVAVIAGLCFVPFLFLSPLLSLVPAIATAPALVLVGVFMMESITKIEWHRFDEAIPAFLAMILIPLTYSITEGIAYGFLAFVVLKLFTGRRRDVKPAMWVVAALSVLLVAQL; the protein is encoded by the coding sequence ATGGACATCTATCAAGGCACCGCCGCGCCCGCGAAACGCTCGGCGCTCGAGCGCCATTTCGGCATCCGCGAGTCCGGCTCGCGGCTGCGCACCGAGATCGTCGCCGGCGTGACGACGTTCCTGACCGCGATGTACATCATCGTCGTGAATCCCGGCATCCTGTCGCAGGCGGGCGTGCCGTTTCCGGCCGCGCTGACGGCGACCGTGATCGTCAGCTTCCTCGGCAGTTGCGCAATGGGCCTGTACGCGCGCAATCCGGTGCTCGTCGCGCCTGGCATGGGCATGAACGCGCTCTTCACGTTCGTGATGGTCCACGGCGGCAAGATGCCCTGGCAGACCGCGCTCGGCTGCGTGTTCTGGGCGGGCGTGCTGTTCGCGACGCTCGCCGCGTTCAACGCGCGCAAGCTCGTCGTCGACGCGATTCCGGCCAGCCTGCGGCACGCGGTGTCGTGCGGCATCGGCCTGTTCATCAGCCTGATCGGGCTCGTGAACGCGAAGTTCATCGTAGGCGACCCGGTGACGATCGTCCATGCGACGTCGCTCAATCCGGTGATCGTCACGTTTCTCGCCGGCCTCGCGATCACGACCGTGCTCGTCGTGCGCCGCGTGACGGGCGCGCTGATGCTCGGCATCGTCGCGACGACGCTGCTCGCGATCCCGATTGGCCGTGTGTGGGGCGACGGCAGCGCGTACTGGCCCGCCGCGATCGCGACGAAGACGCTCGTCAACTGGAACGGCTTCGTCGCCGCGCCGGACTTCTCGGCGCTCGGCCAGCTCGATCTGCTCGGTTCGCTGAAGTTCGCGTACTGGCCGTTCATCTTCGTGATGCTGTTCACCGCGTTCTTCGACGCACTGTCGACCTTCATGGCGATCTCGGAGGCGGGCAACCTGCGCGATGCCGGCGGCAATCCGCGCAACATCCGCCAGTCGATGATCGTCGACGCGTTCTCGGCCGTCGTGTCGGCGCCGCTCGGCACGAGCCCCGCGAACGCGTACATCGAATCGGCGGCCGGCATCTCGGCGGGCGGCCGCACGGGGCTTGTCGCGGTGATCGCGGGCTTGTGCTTCGTGCCGTTCCTGTTCCTGTCGCCGCTCCTGTCGCTCGTGCCCGCGATCGCGACGGCGCCCGCGCTCGTGCTCGTCGGCGTGTTCATGATGGAATCGATCACGAAGATCGAATGGCACCGCTTCGACGAGGCGATCCCCGCGTTCCTCGCGATGATCCTGATTCCGCTCACGTACTCGATCACCGAAGGCATCGCATACGGTTTTCTCGCGTTCGTCGTGCTGAAGCTCTTCACCGGCCGCCGCCGCGACGTGAAGCCCGCGATGTGGGTGGTCGCCGCGCTGTCGGTGCTGCTCGTCGCGCAGCTCTGA
- a CDS encoding adenosine deaminase, which yields MTPTFKDKIARAPKAELHIHIEGSLEPELIFKLAQRNGVKLAYESIDALRAAYAFTDLQSFLDIYYAGASVLLTEQDFYDMTAEYVERALADHVAHAEIFFDPQTHTERGVPIETVVAGIDRALADAQARGFSSKLILCFLRHLSEEDALATFEAALPLFERYAQRLVGVGLDSSERGNPPSKFARVFAKARERGLKLVAHAGEEGPPEYVTQALDVLKVDRVDHGVRSAEDAALVARLAGEKIALTVCPLSNLKLRVFDDLTKHTLKALLDRGVAVTINSDDPAYFGGYVNENYFATVDALQLGEADVYTVIRNGFEASFVSADERAALIAKLDAHWHAA from the coding sequence ATGACCCCGACATTCAAAGACAAGATCGCCCGCGCGCCGAAGGCCGAACTGCACATCCACATCGAAGGCTCGCTCGAGCCCGAACTGATCTTCAAGCTCGCGCAGCGCAACGGCGTGAAGCTCGCGTACGAATCGATCGACGCGCTGCGCGCCGCGTACGCGTTCACCGATCTGCAGTCGTTCCTCGACATCTATTACGCAGGCGCAAGCGTGCTCCTCACCGAGCAGGATTTCTACGACATGACGGCCGAGTACGTCGAGCGCGCGCTCGCCGATCACGTCGCGCACGCGGAGATCTTCTTCGATCCGCAGACGCACACCGAGCGCGGCGTGCCGATCGAGACGGTCGTCGCCGGCATCGATCGCGCGCTCGCCGATGCGCAAGCGCGCGGCTTCTCGAGCAAGCTGATCCTGTGCTTCCTGCGCCACCTGTCCGAGGAAGACGCGCTCGCGACATTCGAGGCGGCACTGCCCCTCTTCGAGCGCTACGCGCAGCGCCTCGTCGGCGTCGGCCTCGATTCGTCCGAGCGCGGCAATCCGCCGTCGAAGTTCGCGCGCGTGTTCGCGAAGGCGCGCGAGCGGGGCCTGAAGCTCGTCGCGCACGCGGGCGAGGAAGGCCCGCCCGAATACGTCACGCAAGCGCTCGACGTGCTGAAGGTCGATCGCGTCGATCACGGCGTGCGCAGCGCGGAGGACGCGGCGCTCGTCGCGCGCCTCGCCGGCGAGAAGATCGCGCTCACCGTCTGTCCGCTGTCGAACCTGAAGCTCCGTGTGTTCGACGACCTGACGAAGCACACGCTGAAGGCGCTGCTCGATCGCGGCGTCGCGGTGACGATCAACTCCGACGATCCCGCGTATTTCGGCGGCTACGTCAACGAAAACTACTTCGCGACCGTCGACGCGCTGCAGCTTGGCGAGGCCGACGTCTACACGGTGATCAGGAACGGCTTCGAAGCGTCGTTCGTGAGCGCCGACGAACGCGCGGCGCTGATCGCGAAGCTCGACGCGCACTGGCACGCGGCCTGA